Proteins from a genomic interval of Anolis sagrei isolate rAnoSag1 chromosome 1, rAnoSag1.mat, whole genome shotgun sequence:
- the GNG2 gene encoding guanine nucleotide-binding protein G(I)/G(S)/G(O) subunit gamma-2, translated as MASNNTTSIAQARKLVEQLKMEANIDRIKVSKAAADLMAYCEAHAKEDPLLTPVPASENPFREKKFFCAIL; from the exons ATGGCCAGCAACAACACCACCAGCATAGCCCAAGCCAGGAAACTGGTAGAACAGCTCAAAATGGAGGCCAATATCGACAGAATAAAG GTGTCCAAAGCAGCCGCAGACTTGATGGCCTACTGCGAAGCTCATGCCAAGGAGGACCCATTATTGACTCCGGTCCCGGCTTCAGAAAACCCATTTAGAGAGAAGAAGTTCTTCTGCGCCATCCTGTAA